One genomic window of Neisseria sp. oral taxon 014 str. F0314 includes the following:
- a CDS encoding chaperone modulator CbpM, whose amino-acid sequence MTQHTDITLTFEEILAASRCRRDWLLELIEEEIISVNGRPEQTLYSGFQLARIRRAQRLSRDFDAGIPALGLIMRLLDEVEELRKAQQPLSLLNEGK is encoded by the coding sequence ATGACGCAACACACCGACATTACCCTGACTTTCGAAGAAATCCTCGCTGCCAGCCGCTGCCGCCGCGATTGGCTGCTGGAGCTGATAGAGGAAGAAATCATCAGCGTAAACGGCCGGCCGGAACAAACTTTGTACAGCGGCTTCCAACTCGCCCGCATCCGCCGCGCCCAGCGTCTGAGCCGCGACTTCGATGCCGGCATTCCCGCGCTCGGCCTGATTATGCGCCTGCTGGACGAAGTGGAAGAATTGCGCAAGGCGCAGCAGCCCTTGTCCCTGCTAAACGAAGGTAAATAG
- a CDS encoding DUF4230 domain-containing protein has protein sequence MKSFFRWLTVLLLCAAAGFGGWYYHDRGADDAHEVLSREGVLMQIKKVNRLESTAFYIDTIIRTEKKGNWRMLWQDAQSGIFIVRGKVLAGLDLDKLTAENVNIVDGKVILSLPPVEILSVDLENIEVYDMKTGSFNLLPADKGVFKTVQERARAQVLASACKADILQHANRQAQLQLENLFALTQTQVSVYPAAVPVCKG, from the coding sequence ATGAAAAGTTTTTTCCGTTGGTTGACGGTGTTGCTGCTGTGTGCCGCTGCCGGTTTCGGCGGCTGGTATTACCACGATAGAGGGGCGGACGATGCACATGAAGTGCTGTCGCGCGAGGGCGTACTGATGCAGATTAAGAAGGTAAACCGGCTGGAAAGCACGGCGTTCTATATCGACACGATTATCCGCACCGAGAAAAAAGGCAACTGGCGCATGTTGTGGCAGGACGCGCAAAGCGGCATCTTTATCGTGCGCGGCAAGGTGTTGGCCGGTTTGGATTTGGACAAGTTGACGGCGGAGAATGTGAATATTGTCGACGGCAAAGTCATTCTCAGCCTGCCGCCGGTGGAAATCCTCAGCGTGGATTTGGAAAATATCGAGGTGTACGACATGAAGACGGGTTCGTTCAATCTGCTGCCTGCCGATAAAGGTGTGTTCAAAACCGTGCAGGAAAGGGCCAGGGCGCAAGTGTTGGCCAGTGCGTGCAAGGCGGATATTCTGCAACATGCCAACCGGCAGGCGCAGTTGCAGTTGGAGAATCTGTTTGCGCTGACGCAAACCCAAGTGTCGGTTTATCCCGCGGCTGTTCCGGTGTGTAAGGGGTAG
- a CDS encoding isoprenylcysteine carboxylmethyltransferase family protein, translated as MNLETKIPPPAICFICALLMYASAQVSALAGILPRFPVLLSVVLIAFGTALGVLGVWAFRRVRTTVSPFNPEQTEHFVSDGVYRFSRNPMYAGMGFWLAAWAGHLAHPLPWLFLVVFAAYMTRFQIMPEERVLARKFGAEYEAYCRRVRRWL; from the coding sequence ATGAATTTAGAAACCAAAATCCCGCCGCCGGCGATATGTTTTATCTGCGCATTGCTGATGTATGCCTCTGCGCAAGTATCCGCGCTGGCAGGCATACTGCCGCGCTTTCCTGTATTGCTGTCGGTTGTTTTGATAGCGTTTGGGACAGCGTTGGGCGTGTTAGGTGTGTGGGCGTTTCGCCGTGTGCGCACGACTGTCAGCCCGTTCAACCCCGAACAAACCGAACACTTCGTTTCAGACGGCGTGTACCGTTTCAGCCGCAACCCGATGTATGCGGGCATGGGCTTCTGGCTGGCGGCATGGGCGGGACACTTGGCGCATCCGCTGCCGTGGCTGTTTTTGGTGGTATTTGCCGCCTATATGACGCGGTTTCAAATCATGCCTGAAGAACGCGTTTTGGCGCGTAAATTCGGTGCTGAGTACGAAGCGTACTGCCGACGCGTCCGCCGTTGGTTATAA
- the cmk gene encoding (d)CMP kinase, producing MSIKQKVIAIDGPSASGKGTVALRVAQALGFDYLDSGALYRLTALYAEKRGVGWHNEEAVAQLAENLPVRFEETRIMLNDEDVSVQIRSEAIGMGASAIAQLPKVRAALLQRQRDFLTEKGLVADGRDMGSVVFHDAVLKVFLTASAQVRAQRRARQLGLPCEGVEFDRILSDIEARDEADRRRPVAPLRQLPDAVLLDTTDLGIEESVKKVLDWYHKL from the coding sequence TTGAGCATCAAACAAAAAGTAATTGCCATCGACGGCCCCAGCGCATCGGGAAAAGGAACAGTCGCCCTGCGCGTCGCTCAGGCTTTGGGTTTTGACTATCTGGACTCCGGCGCGTTATATCGTCTGACTGCGCTTTATGCGGAAAAACGGGGTGTCGGTTGGCATAATGAAGAAGCCGTCGCTCAGTTGGCCGAGAACCTTCCCGTCCGTTTCGAGGAAACGCGGATTATGTTGAATGACGAAGATGTTTCCGTGCAAATCCGCAGCGAAGCCATCGGCATGGGGGCGTCCGCCATAGCGCAACTGCCGAAGGTGCGCGCCGCCCTGTTACAGCGCCAGCGTGATTTTCTGACTGAGAAAGGGCTGGTGGCCGACGGGCGCGATATGGGTTCGGTCGTATTTCATGATGCCGTGTTGAAAGTGTTTCTGACTGCCTCGGCACAGGTCAGGGCTCAGCGGCGCGCCCGACAACTCGGTTTGCCGTGCGAAGGAGTGGAGTTCGACCGAATCCTGTCGGACATTGAAGCGAGGGACGAGGCCGACCGCCGCCGCCCCGTCGCCCCGCTCAGGCAACTGCCCGATGCCGTTTTACTGGATACGACGGACTTGGGTATCGAGGAATCTGTGAAAAAAGTGCTTGATTGGTATCACAAATTATAG
- the rpsA gene encoding 30S ribosomal protein S1, translating to MTMENFAQLLEESFTLQEMNPGEVITAEVVAIDQNFVTVNAGLKSESLIDVAEFKNAQGEIEVKVGDFVTVTIESVENGFGETKLSREKAKRAADWIALEEAMENGDILSGVINGKVKGGLTVMISSIRAFLPGSLVDVRPVKDTSHFEGKEIEFKVIKLDKKRNNVVVSRRAVLEATLGEERKALLENLQEGTVVKGIVKNITDYGAFVDLGGIDGLLHITDLAWRRVKHPSEVLEVGQEVEAKVLKFDQDKQRVSLGMKQLGEDPWNGLTRRYPQGTRLFGKVSNLTDYGAFVEIEQGIEGLVHVSEMDWTNKNVHPSKVVQLGDEVEVMILEIDEDRRRISLGMKQCQANPWEEFAANHNKGDKISGAVKSITDFGVFVGLPGNIDGLVHLSDLSWTESGEEAVRKYKKGEEVEAVVLAIDVDKERISLGIKQLEGDPFGNFISVNDKGSLVKGTVKSVDAKGAVIALSDEVEGYLPAAEWSSERVEDLRNVVKEGDEVEAIVATVDRKNRSIRLSVKAKDAKENREALNSVNAAATASAGTTSLGDLLKAKLSGDQE from the coding sequence ATGACTATGGAAAATTTTGCCCAGCTGCTGGAAGAAAGCTTTACCCTGCAAGAGATGAACCCGGGCGAGGTGATTACCGCCGAAGTGGTGGCAATCGATCAAAACTTCGTTACCGTCAATGCAGGTCTGAAATCAGAGTCTCTGATTGATGTAGCTGAATTCAAAAACGCTCAGGGCGAGATTGAAGTTAAAGTAGGCGATTTTGTTACCGTTACTATCGAATCCGTTGAAAACGGCTTCGGCGAAACCAAATTGTCACGCGAAAAAGCCAAACGTGCCGCCGACTGGATTGCTTTGGAAGAAGCAATGGAAAATGGCGACATTTTGTCCGGCGTTATCAACGGCAAAGTCAAAGGCGGCCTGACCGTTATGATCAGCAGCATCCGCGCATTCCTGCCAGGCTCGCTGGTTGACGTGCGTCCTGTTAAAGATACTTCGCACTTTGAAGGCAAAGAAATTGAATTCAAAGTCATCAAGCTGGACAAAAAACGCAATAACGTCGTGGTTTCCCGCCGTGCCGTTTTGGAAGCCACTTTGGGCGAAGAACGCAAAGCCCTGCTGGAAAATCTGCAAGAAGGTACTGTTGTCAAAGGTATCGTTAAAAACATTACCGACTACGGTGCGTTCGTTGACTTGGGCGGTATCGACGGTCTGCTGCACATCACCGATTTGGCATGGCGCCGCGTGAAACATCCGAGCGAAGTGTTGGAAGTCGGTCAGGAAGTCGAAGCCAAAGTCCTGAAATTCGACCAAGACAAACAGCGCGTTTCTTTGGGTATGAAACAGTTGGGCGAAGACCCGTGGAACGGCCTGACCCGCCGTTATCCGCAAGGCACCCGCCTGTTCGGCAAAGTGTCCAACCTGACCGATTACGGTGCGTTCGTTGAAATCGAACAAGGTATCGAAGGTTTGGTACACGTTTCCGAAATGGACTGGACCAACAAAAACGTACATCCGAGCAAAGTCGTACAATTGGGCGACGAAGTCGAAGTCATGATTCTGGAAATCGACGAAGACCGCCGCCGTATTTCTTTGGGTATGAAACAATGCCAAGCTAACCCATGGGAAGAATTTGCCGCCAATCACAACAAAGGCGACAAAATCTCCGGTGCGGTCAAATCCATCACCGATTTCGGCGTATTTGTCGGCTTGCCGGGCAACATCGACGGTTTGGTGCACCTGTCCGACTTGTCTTGGACTGAATCCGGTGAAGAAGCCGTACGCAAATACAAAAAAGGCGAAGAAGTCGAAGCCGTTGTATTGGCCATCGATGTTGATAAAGAACGCATCTCTTTGGGCATCAAACAGCTCGAAGGCGATCCGTTCGGCAACTTTATTAGCGTAAACGATAAAGGTTCGCTGGTAAAAGGTACCGTGAAATCCGTTGATGCCAAAGGTGCGGTTATCGCATTGTCCGACGAAGTGGAAGGCTACCTGCCGGCTGCCGAGTGGTCCAGCGAACGCGTGGAAGATTTGCGCAATGTCGTTAAAGAAGGCGACGAAGTCGAAGCCATCGTTGCTACTGTCGACCGCAAAAACCGCAGCATCCGTTTGTCTGTGAAAGCCAAAGATGCCAAAGAAAACCGTGAGGCCCTCAATTCGGTTAATGCCGCAGCTACCGCCAGTGCCGGCACGACCAGCTTGGGCGATCTGTTGAAAGCCAAGCTGTCCGGAGATCAGGAATAA
- a CDS encoding DMT family transporter, producing MPATNRSHAAPLLVVGCVIFGLGSLIVKFVHVGSYAIAFWRLAIAAVIFWLLARFFGQKLPQNRKAAYTALLSGVFLAFDLALWHESIHAVGPGISTLLNSLQIFFLSAIGFFFYRERLNKLQVLSLLLAVVGVALIGSPEFGHNGNAVWGFVSGIISGAMLALSMVFVRKTHQIEPVPLFPVMMILSFGGAVSLIIPALVFDGGTLYPTTLRDIGWVLVYGAVMQCFAWGLIAYSIPMLSLSLTGLLLLSEPVAALLIDYFLLHKPINGLQWGGAALTLAAIYLGSQKPKP from the coding sequence ATGCCGGCCACCAACCGTTCCCACGCCGCGCCGTTGCTGGTTGTCGGCTGCGTTATTTTCGGGCTGGGCAGCCTGATTGTGAAATTCGTTCATGTCGGTTCCTACGCCATCGCCTTCTGGCGTTTGGCCATCGCCGCCGTTATTTTTTGGCTCCTGGCGCGTTTCTTCGGGCAGAAGCTGCCCCAAAACAGGAAAGCCGCCTACACCGCCCTGCTCTCCGGAGTATTCCTCGCCTTCGATTTGGCGTTGTGGCACGAAAGTATCCACGCGGTCGGGCCGGGCATTTCCACGCTGCTGAACAGCTTGCAGATTTTCTTCCTCTCCGCCATCGGATTTTTCTTTTACCGAGAACGCCTAAACAAGTTGCAAGTTCTGAGTTTGTTGCTGGCCGTCGTCGGCGTCGCACTGATTGGCAGCCCCGAATTCGGACACAACGGCAACGCGGTTTGGGGATTCGTCAGCGGCATTATTTCGGGCGCGATGCTGGCTCTGTCGATGGTGTTTGTACGCAAGACCCATCAAATCGAACCGGTCCCGTTGTTTCCCGTTATGATGATTCTGAGCTTCGGCGGCGCGGTTTCGCTGATTATTCCTGCCCTTGTTTTCGACGGTGGCACGCTTTATCCGACCACCCTACGCGACATCGGATGGGTACTGGTTTACGGTGCAGTGATGCAGTGTTTCGCATGGGGGCTGATTGCCTATTCGATTCCGATGCTGTCGCTCTCGCTGACCGGCCTGCTGCTGCTTTCCGAACCTGTCGCCGCACTGCTAATCGACTATTTCCTACTCCATAAACCGATTAACGGGCTGCAATGGGGCGGCGCAGCCTTAACGCTGGCGGCAATTTATCTCGGTTCGCAGAAACCCAAACCATGA
- a CDS encoding pseudouridine synthase produces the protein MEHDSNETMRLSKRMAQLGLCSRREADSYIEQGWVKVNGQTAALGQKVTERDRIDLNRQAHEKQAERVTILLNKPVGYVSAQAEKGYKSAAELITADNRWEGDDSRIPFSEKHKFGLAPAGRLDIDSVGLLVLTQDGRIAKQLIGENSGSEKEYLVRVRGKLDEKGLALLNHGLSLDGEKLRPAKVKWQNEDQLRFVLKQGKKRQIRRMCELVGLRVIGLKRIRMGKVKLGKLPPGKWRYLRADESF, from the coding sequence ATGGAACACGATTCGAACGAAACCATGCGCCTTTCCAAACGTATGGCGCAATTAGGCTTATGCTCGCGCCGCGAGGCGGACAGCTACATCGAGCAAGGCTGGGTCAAGGTCAACGGACAAACCGCCGCACTCGGTCAGAAAGTGACCGAACGCGACCGCATCGACCTCAACCGGCAGGCGCATGAAAAACAGGCAGAGCGCGTTACCATCCTGCTCAACAAGCCCGTCGGCTACGTCAGCGCGCAGGCGGAAAAAGGCTACAAATCCGCCGCCGAGCTGATTACTGCCGACAACCGTTGGGAAGGCGACGACAGCCGCATTCCGTTCAGCGAAAAACACAAATTCGGCTTGGCGCCCGCCGGCCGGCTGGACATCGATTCCGTCGGACTGCTGGTGTTGACGCAGGACGGCCGCATCGCCAAGCAGCTTATCGGCGAAAACAGCGGCAGCGAAAAAGAATATCTGGTGCGCGTGCGCGGCAAATTGGACGAAAAAGGACTTGCCTTGCTCAACCACGGATTAAGTTTGGACGGCGAGAAACTGCGCCCCGCCAAAGTAAAATGGCAAAACGAAGACCAGCTGCGTTTCGTGTTGAAACAAGGCAAAAAGCGGCAAATCCGCCGTATGTGCGAACTTGTCGGTTTGCGCGTCATCGGGCTGAAGCGGATTCGGATGGGTAAGGTCAAACTGGGCAAACTGCCGCCCGGTAAATGGCGTTATCTGCGGGCGGATGAGTCGTTTTGA
- the ribBA gene encoding bifunctional 3,4-dihydroxy-2-butanone-4-phosphate synthase/GTP cyclohydrolase II, producing the protein MTITDLRRLNLRQWIADKYGGQQSRFAEAASVNQGELSSLLKNKSFGEKKARKIEQAASMPDMWLDTPHDTGRAGTGPNNPKESRKMTAISTIPEILADIKAGKMVIITDAEDRENEGDLLMAAQFVTPEAINFMIKNARGLVCLPMEEQMVENLGLPMMTQKNGAQYGTNFTVSIEAAQGITTGISAADRALTIQTAVSPSAKPEDIVQPGHIFPLRAQKGGVLVRAGHTEAGVDLARMSGLIPAAVICEIINDDGTMARMPELMKFAETHGLKIGTITDLIEYRSRTESLLEEMGDAPVQTPWGEFQQHVYVDKLSGETHLALVKGKPSADTETLVRVHEPFSAMDFIQPNPRHSWPLPDALQRIQQADGGVVILMHRAEDGATLLDRTLPKGANQAYKWDSKSYGIGAQILANLNVKKLRVLGQPSSFTGLTGFGLEIAGFEEK; encoded by the coding sequence ATGACCATTACCGACTTGCGCCGCCTCAACCTGCGGCAATGGATTGCAGACAAATACGGCGGACAGCAGTCGCGCTTCGCCGAAGCTGCCTCCGTCAACCAAGGCGAGCTTTCCTCCCTGCTGAAAAACAAATCGTTCGGCGAGAAAAAAGCCCGCAAAATCGAACAAGCCGCATCCATGCCCGACATGTGGCTCGACACTCCCCACGATACCGGCCGCGCCGGAACCGGACCGAATAATCCGAAAGAGAGCAGAAAAATGACAGCAATTTCCACCATTCCAGAAATTCTGGCCGACATCAAAGCCGGCAAAATGGTCATCATCACCGACGCGGAAGACCGCGAAAACGAAGGTGATTTGCTGATGGCCGCGCAATTCGTCACCCCCGAAGCCATCAACTTCATGATTAAAAACGCCCGCGGCCTCGTATGCCTGCCGATGGAGGAACAAATGGTCGAAAATCTCGGCCTGCCGATGATGACGCAGAAAAACGGCGCACAATACGGCACCAACTTCACCGTCTCCATCGAAGCGGCGCAAGGCATTACCACCGGCATTTCCGCCGCCGACCGCGCCCTGACCATCCAGACCGCCGTATCGCCCTCGGCCAAACCCGAAGACATCGTCCAACCCGGCCACATCTTTCCGCTGCGCGCGCAGAAAGGCGGCGTATTGGTGCGTGCCGGCCACACCGAAGCAGGCGTCGATTTGGCACGGATGAGCGGGCTGATTCCCGCCGCCGTCATCTGCGAAATCATCAACGACGACGGCACGATGGCGCGTATGCCCGAACTGATGAAGTTCGCCGAAACCCACGGCCTGAAAATCGGCACGATTACCGACCTCATCGAATACCGCAGCCGCACCGAGAGCCTGCTCGAAGAAATGGGCGACGCGCCCGTACAAACCCCTTGGGGCGAGTTCCAGCAACACGTTTACGTCGACAAACTCTCCGGCGAAACCCATCTCGCGCTGGTCAAAGGCAAGCCCTCCGCCGACACCGAAACCCTCGTGCGCGTACACGAACCCTTCAGCGCGATGGACTTCATCCAGCCCAATCCGCGCCACTCGTGGCCGCTACCCGACGCGCTGCAACGCATCCAGCAGGCCGACGGCGGCGTCGTCATCCTGATGCACCGTGCCGAAGACGGCGCCACCCTGCTCGACCGCACCTTGCCCAAAGGCGCCAACCAAGCCTATAAATGGGACAGCAAAAGCTACGGCATCGGCGCACAGATTCTGGCCAACCTGAACGTCAAAAAACTGCGCGTGCTAGGCCAACCTTCCTCCTTCACCGGCCTGACCGGATTCGGGTTGGAGATTGCGGGGTTCGAAGAAAAATAA
- a CDS encoding DnaJ C-terminal domain-containing protein, whose amino-acid sequence MAEKTYYEILGVDKTADADTIKKAYRKLVRKYHPDVSKEPDAAERTAEINTAYETLSDREKRAEYDELLANPYGRSAGGNPFGGAQSGGFRYEYRGGEPFGAGDFNFEDLFAGFGRSQRHAHARPDGPIKGEDQHAELSIDIYAAYVGAERSLNLNVPTVDEYGRVGYQTKTLNVKIPKGITEGQQIRLAGQGLPGYNGGANGDLYLKIKFHDKPDLYVKNKKDVYQTIDVKPWEAVLGGKIIVPTAAGRLQVNLPANSQNGKSIRLKGKGIPAKEAGDLYLNIRISVPKAESEADRAAWAQLAAHFDGKSASN is encoded by the coding sequence ATGGCAGAAAAAACCTATTACGAAATTCTCGGCGTGGACAAAACCGCCGACGCCGACACCATTAAAAAGGCCTACCGCAAACTGGTACGCAAATACCATCCCGACGTCAGCAAAGAACCTGACGCCGCCGAGCGCACCGCTGAAATCAACACCGCCTACGAAACCTTATCCGACCGTGAAAAGCGTGCCGAATACGACGAATTGCTGGCCAATCCCTACGGCCGCAGCGCAGGCGGCAATCCGTTCGGCGGCGCGCAATCCGGCGGCTTCCGCTACGAATACCGCGGCGGCGAACCTTTCGGCGCGGGCGATTTCAATTTTGAAGATTTGTTCGCCGGTTTCGGCCGCAGTCAGAGACATGCACACGCAAGGCCGGACGGCCCGATTAAGGGCGAAGACCAGCATGCCGAACTGAGTATCGATATTTACGCTGCTTATGTCGGCGCGGAGCGTTCGCTGAATCTGAACGTGCCGACCGTGGACGAATACGGCCGCGTCGGTTATCAGACCAAAACCCTCAACGTCAAAATCCCCAAAGGCATTACCGAAGGCCAGCAAATCCGTTTGGCGGGACAGGGCCTGCCCGGCTACAACGGCGGCGCAAACGGCGATTTGTATCTGAAAATCAAGTTCCACGACAAACCCGATTTATACGTTAAAAACAAAAAAGACGTATACCAGACCATAGACGTCAAGCCTTGGGAGGCCGTATTGGGCGGCAAAATCATCGTTCCCACCGCAGCCGGACGTTTGCAGGTCAACCTGCCCGCCAACAGCCAAAACGGTAAAAGCATACGCCTGAAAGGCAAAGGCATTCCGGCCAAAGAAGCGGGCGATTTGTACCTCAACATCCGCATCAGCGTTCCCAAGGCCGAAAGCGAAGCCGACCGCGCCGCATGGGCGCAGCTTGCCGCCCACTTTGACGGCAAAAGCGCATCAAATTGA
- the adhP gene encoding alcohol dehydrogenase AdhP, whose translation MKMQAVVVNQNVAGDVEVVERELRPLEYGEALVEVEYCGVCHTDLHVAAGDYGEKPGRVLGHEGIGIVKEVAPGANALKVGDRVSIAWLFQSCGSCEYCNTGRETLCRSVLNAGYTADGGMATHCIVDADYAVKVPDGLDPAQASSITCAGVTTYKGVKVSGVRPGQWIAVYGAGGLGNLGVQYAKKVFGAHVVAIDINDEKLAFAKESGADLVINAAKEDAAKVIQEKTGGAHAAVVTAVSAAAFNSAVDCVRAGGRVVAIGLPPESMDLSIPRLVLDGIEVVGSLVGTRKDLEEAFQFGAEGLVVPKVQLRALDEAPAIFQEMREGKITGRMVIDMKKECGCGHH comes from the coding sequence ATGAAGATGCAAGCAGTTGTTGTGAATCAAAATGTAGCAGGCGATGTAGAAGTTGTAGAACGCGAACTGCGCCCGTTGGAATACGGCGAGGCGTTGGTTGAAGTAGAATATTGCGGCGTGTGCCATACCGACTTGCACGTTGCGGCAGGCGACTACGGCGAAAAACCGGGCCGTGTGTTGGGACACGAAGGCATCGGCATCGTCAAAGAAGTCGCTCCGGGCGCGAACGCCCTGAAAGTCGGCGACCGCGTCAGCATCGCATGGTTGTTCCAAAGCTGCGGTTCGTGCGAATACTGTAATACCGGCCGCGAAACCTTGTGCCGTTCCGTATTGAACGCAGGCTACACCGCCGACGGCGGCATGGCGACCCACTGTATCGTCGATGCGGACTACGCCGTCAAAGTACCCGACGGCCTCGACCCCGCACAAGCCTCCAGCATCACCTGCGCCGGTGTAACCACTTACAAAGGCGTGAAAGTTTCCGGCGTGCGTCCGGGACAATGGATTGCCGTTTACGGCGCGGGCGGTTTGGGCAACTTGGGGGTCCAATACGCGAAAAAAGTATTCGGCGCACACGTCGTCGCCATCGACATCAACGATGAAAAACTGGCATTCGCTAAAGAAAGCGGCGCAGATTTAGTCATCAACGCCGCCAAAGAAGACGCAGCCAAAGTGATTCAGGAAAAAACCGGCGGCGCACACGCAGCCGTTGTCACCGCCGTATCCGCCGCCGCGTTCAACTCCGCCGTGGACTGCGTCCGCGCAGGCGGCCGCGTCGTCGCCATCGGCCTGCCGCCCGAATCTATGGACCTGTCCATCCCGCGTCTGGTCTTGGACGGCATCGAAGTGGTCGGCTCGCTGGTCGGTACGCGCAAAGACTTGGAAGAAGCCTTCCAATTCGGCGCAGAAGGCTTGGTCGTACCGAAAGTCCAACTGCGCGCCTTGGACGAAGCTCCGGCGATTTTCCAAGAAATGCGCGAAGGCAAAATCACCGGCCGCATGGTCATCGACATGAAAAAAGAATGCGGCTGCGGTCATCATTAA
- a CDS encoding uracil-xanthine permease family protein: protein MNQLKLAVSGAQILFVAFGAMVLVPLLTGLNPSLALLGAGIGTLLFQIVTKRKVPIFLGSSFAFIAPIIYSIKTWGLPSTMFGLFAAGFMYFVFAALIKWRGLATVNRLLPPVVIGPVIMVIGLSVAAAASEMAMGKSGGNQVVGYADALILSGFTFAVTVVVSVFGSRMMKLVPILIGVAAGYILALVMGLVDTATIAAAPWFAVPHFETPQVNWQAALFMLPVAIAPAIEHIGGIMAIGNVTGNNYTKDPGLDKTLAGDGLGVCVAGLIGGPPVTTYGEVTGAVMITKNSNPVIMTWAAIFAIAMAFFGKFNAFLASIPLPVMGGIMLLLFGTIASLGIKTLVDAKVDLMQPKNLVIVSSVLTVGVGGMAVHVGTLSFAGVGLCAILAIVLNCLLPTPKTEIKSFSDPA from the coding sequence ATGAACCAGCTTAAATTGGCGGTTTCCGGCGCGCAGATTTTGTTTGTAGCGTTCGGGGCGATGGTGCTTGTCCCGCTTTTGACCGGACTGAATCCTTCTTTGGCACTTTTGGGAGCGGGTATCGGTACGCTGCTCTTCCAAATAGTCACCAAACGTAAAGTGCCGATTTTCCTCGGCTCTTCTTTTGCCTTTATTGCGCCGATTATCTACTCCATTAAAACATGGGGTCTGCCTTCGACCATGTTCGGGCTGTTTGCGGCGGGTTTTATGTATTTTGTGTTTGCCGCGCTGATTAAATGGCGCGGGCTGGCTACGGTCAACCGGCTGCTGCCGCCTGTGGTTATCGGGCCTGTGATTATGGTTATCGGTTTGTCTGTCGCCGCAGCCGCAAGTGAAATGGCAATGGGCAAATCGGGTGGAAACCAAGTGGTCGGCTATGCGGATGCACTGATTTTGTCGGGCTTTACGTTTGCCGTTACGGTGGTTGTGTCGGTTTTCGGCAGCCGCATGATGAAACTGGTTCCGATTTTAATCGGCGTGGCTGCGGGCTATATTTTGGCTTTGGTCATGGGCTTGGTGGATACTGCTACCATCGCGGCTGCGCCGTGGTTTGCCGTGCCGCATTTTGAAACGCCGCAAGTCAACTGGCAGGCCGCACTGTTTATGCTGCCCGTCGCCATCGCGCCCGCCATCGAACACATCGGCGGCATCATGGCCATCGGCAATGTAACGGGCAACAACTACACCAAAGACCCGGGCTTGGATAAAACGCTGGCGGGCGACGGCTTGGGCGTGTGTGTGGCGGGTTTGATCGGCGGTCCGCCGGTAACGACTTACGGCGAGGTAACGGGCGCGGTGATGATTACGAAAAACAGCAATCCGGTCATTATGACTTGGGCGGCGATTTTCGCCATCGCTATGGCGTTTTTCGGCAAATTCAATGCTTTCCTCGCTTCCATCCCTCTGCCCGTAATGGGCGGCATCATGCTGCTTTTGTTCGGTACGATTGCTTCTTTGGGCATTAAAACGCTGGTAGATGCGAAAGTGGATTTGATGCAGCCGAAAAATCTAGTGATTGTCAGCTCGGTTTTGACGGTCGGCGTCGGCGGCATGGCGGTTCATGTCGGTACTTTGAGTTTTGCCGGCGTCGGTTTGTGCGCTATTTTGGCGATTGTCTTAAACTGCCTGCTGCCGACACCGAAAACAGAAATCAAATCATTTTCCGATCCGGCGTAA